A window from Kovacikia minuta CCNUW1 encodes these proteins:
- a CDS encoding serine hydrolase domain-containing protein — protein sequence MVKLMRLPCWSALLVGLSFMVSVSTQAQSNHQGTPPKPVALAQAVNPQKVTEASVKAALPEMETLANQLLKKTGVPGLAIAVVYKDQVVYLKGFGVREAGKPAPVDPDTVFQLASVSKPIASTIVAGVVGDGLVKWDDPIIKHYPSFEMDSPYVTREVTLRDMFSPSQWVA from the coding sequence ATGGTTAAGTTAATGAGACTGCCCTGCTGGTCTGCCCTGCTGGTTGGTCTGTCTTTCATGGTTTCAGTGTCAACTCAAGCCCAATCAAACCACCAGGGTACTCCACCCAAACCCGTCGCCCTGGCTCAGGCGGTCAATCCGCAAAAAGTCACAGAAGCCAGTGTCAAAGCTGCTCTACCTGAGATGGAAACTCTTGCGAATCAACTGCTGAAAAAGACGGGTGTACCAGGACTGGCGATCGCAGTTGTCTACAAAGATCAGGTTGTTTATCTGAAAGGGTTCGGTGTGCGGGAAGCAGGTAAACCTGCTCCGGTCGATCCGGATACCGTTTTTCAATTGGCTTCTGTTTCTAAACCGATCGCTTCAACCATTGTGGCGGGGGTAGTTGGGGATGGCTTGGTCAAGTGGGATGATCCGATTATCAAACACTACCCCAGCTTTGAAATGGACAGCCCTTATGTGACCCGTGAGGTAACCCTGCGTGATATGTTCTCGCCATCGCAGTGGGTTGCCTGA
- a CDS encoding serine hydrolase: protein MICSRHRSGLPDHAGDDLEDLEFDRTTILQRLRYLPLGDRFRSVYNYTNFGLTAAAEATAKATGKSWEDLAFDRLYQPLGMNRTSSRYEDFARAENRALGHVPVNGKWVAKYQRKPDAESPAGGVSSTVRDMAKWVRLQLGNGMFEGKQVIAAKPLAETHIPHMVNDPPKNPNLDRASFYGLGWNVSYSDRGLVQLGHSGAFNLGAGTAVYLLPAEDIGIVVLSNARPIGVPETIAVSFLDMVQYGKSRHDYFELFQPAFATLEKPNYGTLVDYTKPPAQRLPSMPLTTYTGTYRNHYFGEVEIAARAGKLFLLQGFKKQAFPLQHYDRDMFTYQPEGENAYGLSGVTFTIGANGKATAVMVEDLNINQQGTFKRDLSKP, encoded by the coding sequence GTGATATGTTCTCGCCATCGCAGTGGGTTGCCTGACCATGCCGGGGATGATCTGGAAGACCTGGAATTTGACCGGACAACGATTTTGCAACGGTTGCGCTATCTGCCCCTGGGCGATCGGTTTCGCTCAGTTTATAACTACACCAATTTTGGGTTGACCGCCGCCGCTGAGGCAACGGCAAAAGCAACCGGAAAATCCTGGGAAGATCTTGCCTTCGATCGGCTGTATCAACCCCTGGGTATGAACCGAACCAGTTCGCGCTATGAAGACTTTGCCAGGGCTGAGAACCGGGCACTTGGGCATGTTCCAGTCAATGGCAAATGGGTGGCTAAATATCAACGCAAGCCGGATGCCGAGTCTCCCGCAGGAGGGGTTAGTTCGACCGTGCGTGACATGGCAAAGTGGGTGCGGCTGCAACTTGGGAACGGCATGTTTGAGGGGAAACAAGTCATTGCTGCCAAACCGCTGGCAGAGACCCACATTCCCCACATGGTCAACGATCCGCCGAAGAATCCCAATCTCGATCGGGCAAGCTTTTATGGATTGGGTTGGAATGTCAGCTATTCTGACAGGGGATTGGTGCAGTTGGGGCATTCTGGTGCCTTCAATCTGGGGGCTGGGACGGCGGTCTATTTGCTGCCAGCGGAGGACATTGGGATCGTGGTTCTGTCCAATGCTCGTCCGATCGGGGTGCCAGAAACGATCGCGGTGAGTTTTCTAGACATGGTGCAATACGGGAAGTCTCGACACGACTACTTTGAGCTATTTCAACCTGCCTTTGCAACGCTCGAAAAACCGAACTACGGGACGCTGGTGGATTACACTAAACCGCCTGCCCAACGGTTACCCTCAATGCCTTTGACCACTTACACTGGTACGTATCGCAACCACTATTTCGGTGAAGTTGAGATCGCAGCCAGAGCGGGTAAATTGTTTCTGCTTCAAGGATTTAAGAAACAGGCATTCCCTTTACAGCATTACGATCGCGATATGTTTACCTACCAACCCGAAGGCGAAAATGCCTACGGTTTAAGTGGGGTAACTTTTACCATTGGCGCAAATGGAAAAGCGACAGCCGTAATGGTTGAAGACTTGAACATCAATCAACAGGGAACGTTTAAACGAGACTTGTCTAAGCCGTAA
- a CDS encoding protein kinase domain-containing protein, which produces MRDLLPVLEYLHKLNLIHRDIAPDNIMFSRDRGLPILIDFGLVKDSLAWSVDTATSGYVRQTSRLGKSGYSPPEQLGMGHCYPCSDLYALGVTAIVLLTGKNPNTLVDPQTLQWTWRSHVKLKTSLGQILDKLIMSKPKDRFQSAREVLEAMQTLPQAEERPQLSLATQALHQAEKPQGKQLAASVGLATPSSPPPLSSISSAAFMEQCRQELTRCVGPIARFLIDDTLNHYPDITPQGFIEVLTSQISDLKQANDFRTRIQIPQELTSGGQPFLPSGSKAPKSEDPCITQQNYSTPPSAAPNDAFVESCRQELTRCIGPIAKVLIKQVVTDNPHLDRTTLIEVLASQIPNPKLAAEFRQRLKNL; this is translated from the coding sequence CTGCGGGATCTGCTGCCCGTGCTGGAGTATCTCCACAAGCTCAATCTGATTCATCGGGATATTGCGCCAGACAACATTATGTTTTCCCGCGATCGGGGCTTGCCGATCCTGATTGACTTTGGTCTGGTCAAAGATTCCCTCGCCTGGTCTGTCGATACTGCAACTTCGGGCTACGTCAGGCAAACCTCCCGCTTGGGCAAGTCGGGTTATTCCCCTCCAGAACAACTGGGAATGGGTCATTGCTACCCCTGTAGCGACCTTTATGCCCTTGGAGTGACCGCGATCGTCCTGCTGACCGGAAAGAATCCAAATACCCTGGTCGATCCCCAAACCCTGCAATGGACCTGGCGATCGCACGTTAAGCTCAAAACGTCCCTGGGGCAGATTCTCGACAAACTGATTATGTCGAAACCCAAGGATCGGTTTCAGTCTGCACGGGAAGTTTTGGAGGCAATGCAAACCCTGCCCCAAGCTGAAGAACGACCCCAGCTCAGTCTTGCCACCCAAGCTCTGCATCAAGCTGAAAAACCCCAGGGCAAGCAACTCGCCGCATCGGTTGGTCTTGCCACCCCCTCCTCGCCTCCCCCGCTCAGTTCTATCTCATCCGCCGCATTCATGGAGCAGTGCCGTCAGGAATTGACCCGTTGTGTCGGTCCGATCGCCCGCTTCCTGATTGACGACACCCTCAACCATTACCCAGACATCACCCCCCAGGGATTTATTGAAGTTCTCACCTCCCAAATTTCTGATCTCAAACAGGCAAACGACTTCAGAACCCGGATTCAAATTCCCCAGGAGCTAACCTCTGGTGGGCAGCCGTTTCTACCCTCCGGTTCCAAGGCTCCTAAATCAGAAGATCCCTGCATCACCCAACAAAATTATTCCACGCCTCCCTCTGCGGCACCAAATGATGCCTTTGTCGAGAGTTGCCGCCAGGAATTGACCCGCTGCATTGGGCCGATCGCCAAGGTATTAATCAAACAGGTGGTTACAGACAATCCCCACCTCGATCGCACCACCCTGATCGAAGTCCTTGCCAGCCAGATTCCCAATCCTAAACTGGCAGCAGAATTTCGCCAACGCCTCAAGAACCTTTAA
- a CDS encoding protein kinase, producing MRQAKNQGTCLKEFKIQIPLDLEQTSTSPAQLHIFWKSSVMEQRQQPPTSETTQLKQREIPIGTSVGGRYKVQRLLGQGGFGRSYLASDTQRFDELCVLKEFVPADQSKQVLQKAVELFKQEAKTLYQIAHPQIPKFLAGFTQAQRLFIVQDYIAWHHLCPTVAPTQATGAVVFGSRGHPMAAGSAARAGVSPQAQSDSSGYCARQHYVFPRSGLADPD from the coding sequence TTGAGACAGGCTAAAAATCAGGGAACTTGCCTTAAAGAATTCAAAATTCAAATTCCCTTAGATTTAGAACAAACCTCTACCTCTCCCGCACAGTTACATATCTTTTGGAAATCGTCGGTCATGGAGCAGAGACAGCAGCCCCCTACCTCTGAAACAACTCAACTCAAACAGCGAGAAATTCCCATTGGGACTTCAGTTGGCGGTCGCTACAAAGTTCAACGCCTGTTAGGACAGGGAGGTTTTGGGCGATCGTACCTGGCAAGCGATACCCAGCGCTTTGATGAACTGTGTGTTCTGAAGGAATTTGTACCCGCTGACCAGTCTAAACAGGTATTGCAAAAAGCGGTAGAACTGTTTAAGCAAGAAGCCAAAACCCTTTACCAGATTGCCCATCCCCAAATCCCCAAATTTCTGGCAGGGTTTACCCAGGCTCAACGTCTGTTTATCGTTCAAGACTATATTGCATGGCATCACTTATGCCCAACTGTTGCACCAACGCAAGCAACAGGGGCAGTTGTTTTCGGAAGCCGAGGTCATCCAATGGCTGCGGGATCTGCTGCCCGTGCTGGAGTATCTCCACAAGCTCAATCTGATTCATCGGGATATTGCGCCAGACAACATTATGTTTTCCCGCGATCGGGGCTTGCCGATCCTGATTGA
- a CDS encoding retropepsin-like aspartic protease family protein — translation MTLSQQTLESARQGDAVAIAALINQSLQPKGIYARVTRQGTRLKVLLEADQIPHQEALVAYLEKNLAKLKISFVTMVELLGKQTCAAAPAWRYTFSLNPPQTLPVEDNSASQARSIEAVPPQPTMAQAFPTAAKVKLQRTYQVIFSGVMALILVLIGANLRSAQTLFTKAQTPQKVTLSNGIESIYQAPIISRRRGVPVIMVTFNGSHPFPMIVDTGAGGTLITQDMASTLEVKRVGQAAAQTANGYTTFDVGYVSSIEVDGAKIINVPVAIGLSDMDVGLLGHDFFNNFDVTVREKVVEFRPRKEN, via the coding sequence ATGACACTTTCCCAGCAAACCCTTGAATCAGCCCGGCAAGGAGATGCGGTGGCGATCGCCGCGCTGATTAATCAATCGCTTCAACCAAAGGGCATTTATGCCAGGGTGACACGCCAGGGTACCCGTCTCAAAGTGTTGCTGGAAGCCGATCAAATTCCTCATCAGGAGGCATTGGTAGCTTATCTGGAAAAGAATCTGGCAAAGTTGAAAATCTCTTTCGTCACGATGGTTGAACTTTTGGGCAAACAAACCTGTGCAGCAGCGCCTGCATGGCGGTACACCTTCTCCCTGAATCCGCCTCAAACCCTACCTGTCGAGGACAATTCAGCATCCCAGGCGCGATCGATCGAGGCAGTTCCACCCCAACCGACAATGGCGCAGGCTTTTCCCACTGCTGCCAAAGTGAAGCTTCAACGGACCTATCAGGTTATTTTTTCGGGGGTGATGGCGTTGATTCTGGTCTTGATTGGAGCCAACCTGCGCTCTGCCCAAACGCTATTTACTAAGGCACAAACCCCTCAGAAAGTTACCCTCAGCAATGGGATTGAAAGTATCTATCAAGCTCCGATCATTAGCCGCAGAAGGGGGGTACCCGTAATTATGGTGACATTTAACGGTAGCCATCCTTTTCCGATGATTGTGGATACGGGAGCAGGAGGGACGCTGATTACCCAGGATATGGCGTCTACCCTGGAGGTAAAACGGGTGGGGCAGGCAGCGGCTCAAACTGCGAACGGTTACACAACTTTTGATGTCGGATATGTGAGTTCGATCGAGGTGGATGGGGCAAAGATTATTAATGTTCCGGTGGCGATCGGTTTGTCAGATATGGATGTGGGATTGCTGGGTCACGATTTTTTCAATAATTTTGATGTGACGGTGCGGGAGAAGGTGGTTGAATTTCGTCCGCGCAAGGAAAATTGA
- a CDS encoding glutathione S-transferase family protein yields MLTVEIYSAQSCPYAQRSRMALLEKGVPFELVEIDLFNKPQGFAEISPYGKVPVIRYGDDRVWESAVINEYLEEMFPEPPLLPREPGLRAIARIWIDFANTKLIPAFYKLLVSQDAETQAEWAGELEKHFRFMETEGFAKLSGNGPYWMGESLNLVDLSVYPWFERLPALNHYQGIGLPVDCLRLRNWWMAMQLRDSVRATAQSAEFHVEQYAKYIRSPMFGAIVQEVKRL; encoded by the coding sequence ATGTTAACTGTCGAAATTTACAGCGCTCAGTCCTGTCCCTATGCCCAGCGCAGCCGGATGGCGCTGTTGGAAAAGGGAGTGCCGTTTGAACTGGTCGAGATTGATTTATTTAACAAGCCGCAGGGGTTTGCTGAAATTTCGCCCTATGGCAAGGTTCCGGTGATTCGCTATGGGGACGATCGGGTTTGGGAGTCGGCGGTGATTAATGAGTATCTGGAGGAGATGTTTCCAGAGCCGCCGTTGTTGCCAAGGGAGCCAGGTTTACGGGCGATCGCGCGGATCTGGATCGATTTTGCAAATACGAAATTGATTCCCGCTTTTTACAAACTGCTGGTCAGTCAGGATGCGGAAACGCAGGCAGAGTGGGCGGGCGAACTGGAAAAACACTTTCGGTTTATGGAGACAGAGGGGTTCGCCAAATTGTCGGGTAACGGACCCTACTGGATGGGGGAATCTTTGAATTTGGTGGATCTGTCTGTTTATCCCTGGTTTGAGCGGTTGCCTGCCCTGAATCATTACCAGGGCATTGGTTTACCTGTGGATTGTTTGCGATTGCGGAACTGGTGGATGGCAATGCAATTGCGCGATTCGGTGCGGGCAACTGCTCAATCGGCGGAGTTCCATGTGGAGCAGTACGCGAAGTACATCCGTAGCCCAATGTTTGGGGCGATCGTTCAGGAAGTGAAACGGCTTTAG
- a CDS encoding ABC transporter ATP-binding protein: MLKIEKLYKAYGKQVVLRDLSLAIAPSEIYGLLGSNGAGKTTTINILCNLLKADSGVIQINDRPISEQTKYLIGVATQETLLYRTLTCAENLRFFARLYGLRGVRLRQQVQACLEAVGLGQRTGQTAETLSGGMQRRLSLAIALVHQPKLLILDEPTTGLDIEARYELWELIRQLQRQGITVLLTTHLLEEAERLCDRIGILKQGQILAEGTLTELRQLIPAQEIILVQTQEEERAIARARQLGFHPRHYGNELAFWLPQSLDLKDILARFDGIAIDAISRQPVRLEHVYLEVMRRGKG; encoded by the coding sequence GTGCTCAAAATTGAGAAACTATACAAGGCCTATGGGAAGCAGGTTGTGCTTCGAGATTTGAGTTTGGCGATCGCCCCCAGTGAAATTTATGGGCTGCTTGGCTCGAATGGGGCGGGTAAGACAACGACAATCAACATTCTCTGCAATCTGCTAAAAGCGGATAGTGGGGTGATTCAAATTAACGATCGCCCCATTTCAGAGCAAACCAAGTATCTGATTGGGGTCGCAACCCAGGAAACGTTGCTGTACCGAACCCTGACCTGTGCAGAGAATCTGAGGTTTTTTGCCCGTCTATATGGGCTGCGAGGGGTACGGCTACGGCAGCAGGTTCAGGCTTGTCTGGAGGCGGTGGGTTTGGGGCAACGGACGGGGCAAACAGCCGAGACCCTGAGTGGTGGGATGCAACGGCGGCTAAGCCTGGCGATCGCCCTTGTCCATCAGCCCAAGCTTTTGATTTTAGATGAACCGACAACTGGACTGGATATTGAAGCCCGTTATGAACTGTGGGAGTTGATTCGACAATTGCAACGTCAGGGAATTACCGTACTACTGACAACCCATCTGCTGGAGGAAGCGGAACGATTGTGCGATCGGATTGGCATCCTGAAGCAGGGACAGATTCTGGCGGAGGGAACCCTGACGGAACTCAGACAGCTGATTCCGGCACAGGAAATTATTCTGGTTCAAACCCAGGAGGAGGAACGGGCAATTGCCCGTGCCCGCCAACTCGGTTTCCACCCTCGTCACTATGGCAATGAGCTTGCCTTCTGGCTACCCCAATCGCTGGATTTAAAGGATATCCTGGCGCGTTTTGATGGAATTGCGATCGATGCGATTTCTCGCCAACCAGTGCGCCTGGAGCATGTGTATCTGGAAGTTATGCGCAGGGGGAAAGGATAA
- a CDS encoding APA family fibronectin-binding glycoprotein — protein sequence MSQDQLPSPESPDQEPQPLPENQSGSIPEVQQPEVPTEIASGVSSTTSEQLPLEELEVRSQELEEDTGTRGDGDAELESRKSGVGGQQPAVSRQPASEKVQEVWNQVRPVLQVQTVKALKGTIQLLEGIVEKLEDQELEKSGAPGSGKRSEIMPPTSELAPNKLVPPFLTDEWQEKFRSVWKRLQQWWATVLPQIRERLPESLNQKFSDRAITGAIVAVFILFLWIVPGLFSSKPKPTPVAKTPPTQIVTSPPTQPPVPPQISTPEPAKPIPTKPAEEKPAPKPVVRNSPAPSPLPSPPPPPLKLTPEQKLIARIQDQVAEISNQYVNGLIQSVQANFRSSLLTVRVGDGWYGLSQPQQNKLANEVLQRTQQLDFSKLEITDTEGALLARSPVVGSEMIILKRETEASKGSEKVLSFKF from the coding sequence ATGTCACAGGACCAATTGCCATCACCGGAATCGCCTGATCAGGAACCGCAGCCCTTACCAGAAAATCAATCGGGTTCAATTCCTGAAGTTCAACAGCCAGAAGTTCCTACAGAGATTGCCTCCGGAGTTTCCTCTACAACATCGGAACAACTTCCGTTGGAGGAGCTAGAAGTCAGAAGTCAGGAGCTAGAAGAAGATACGGGGACACGGGGAGATGGGGACGCGGAGCTAGAAAGTCGAAAGTCAGGAGTTGGCGGTCAGCAGCCAGCAGTCAGTCGTCAACCTGCTTCTGAGAAAGTACAGGAGGTTTGGAATCAGGTGCGTCCTGTTTTACAAGTCCAGACTGTTAAGGCTCTGAAGGGAACAATCCAACTTTTGGAAGGGATTGTTGAAAAGTTGGAAGATCAGGAATTAGAAAAATCCGGGGCACCAGGGTCTGGAAAGCGCTCTGAGATAATGCCCCCCACCTCGGAGTTAGCTCCCAACAAACTGGTACCACCTTTTTTGACGGATGAATGGCAGGAGAAGTTCCGTTCTGTATGGAAACGGCTTCAGCAGTGGTGGGCAACTGTGCTGCCTCAAATTCGGGAGCGCTTACCAGAATCGCTGAATCAAAAGTTTTCCGATCGGGCAATCACAGGGGCGATCGTCGCTGTTTTTATTCTCTTTCTCTGGATTGTTCCAGGGTTGTTCTCTAGTAAACCCAAACCCACTCCGGTTGCCAAAACTCCCCCAACTCAGATAGTCACTTCACCTCCCACTCAACCCCCGGTTCCACCCCAAATCAGCACCCCCGAACCCGCTAAACCCATTCCAACAAAACCTGCTGAAGAAAAACCTGCACCTAAGCCAGTCGTGAGGAATAGCCCTGCCCCATCTCCCCTACCTTCCCCTCCCCCACCTCCCTTAAAATTGACACCCGAACAAAAGCTAATTGCTCGCATTCAAGATCAGGTTGCAGAAATTAGCAATCAATACGTGAACGGACTGATCCAATCCGTTCAGGCAAACTTCCGCAGCAGTCTTCTAACCGTCAGGGTGGGGGATGGATGGTATGGTTTGAGCCAGCCTCAACAAAATAAGTTAGCCAATGAAGTTCTCCAACGGACTCAGCAACTAGACTTCAGTAAGCTAGAAATTACGGATACCGAAGGAGCTTTGTTGGCCCGCAGCCCTGTGGTTGGCTCGGAGATGATAATCCTGAAACGTGAAACCGAAGCGAGCAAGGGGTCGGAGAAAGTTTTGAGTTTTAAGTTCTAA
- a CDS encoding metallophosphoesterase family protein: MSLNRRRFLFLAGVGAIGGLGLGAFARHSLTGTTANSSGRSPIAAPPTSAPQSVAIQKSAIAPKGLFAPMRGDVRIAVISDLNSAYGSTDYQPQVDQAISLIPDWQPDIVLGGGDMVAGQSPSLSSQEITAMWAGFDRHISAPLRQAKLPFGFTIGNHDASSALAVSGKFLFQNERDHASAYWNDPSHDPGLQFVDRAKFPFYYTFQHKDIFYLVWDASSSLIPRDQVAWAEKSLASEVAQAAKMRIAIGHLPLYAVAVGRDEPGEVLADADKLRTMLERYNVHTYISGHHHAYFPGHSGKLELLHASALGAGPRPLLNSNLPPFNTVTIIDVDLGAASTVYTTYDMKNLQVVDHKTLPRLIAGPTGKLLRLDVQESDLTASERALTWQPSS, from the coding sequence ATGAGCTTAAATCGTCGGCGGTTTTTGTTTCTAGCAGGAGTTGGAGCCATTGGTGGATTAGGGCTGGGTGCCTTTGCCCGCCATTCTCTAACAGGCACGACTGCGAACTCTTCAGGTCGTTCACCGATCGCTGCGCCTCCCACCTCTGCACCGCAGTCCGTAGCTATACAGAAAAGCGCGATCGCCCCCAAAGGCTTGTTTGCGCCCATGCGGGGAGACGTGCGGATTGCGGTTATTAGTGATTTAAACAGTGCCTATGGTTCAACAGACTATCAACCCCAGGTTGATCAGGCAATCTCCCTGATTCCTGACTGGCAACCCGATATTGTTCTAGGCGGTGGGGATATGGTGGCGGGTCAGTCCCCCTCCCTCTCATCCCAGGAAATCACAGCCATGTGGGCTGGGTTCGATCGCCACATCAGTGCGCCCCTGCGCCAGGCAAAGCTTCCCTTTGGGTTTACGATCGGCAACCACGACGCCTCTTCTGCCCTGGCAGTCAGCGGCAAATTTCTGTTCCAGAATGAACGGGATCATGCCAGTGCCTACTGGAATGACCCCAGCCATGACCCCGGACTGCAATTCGTCGATCGGGCTAAATTTCCCTTTTACTACACCTTTCAGCACAAAGATATTTTTTACCTGGTCTGGGATGCCTCCTCCTCTCTCATTCCCCGTGACCAGGTTGCCTGGGCAGAAAAAAGCCTTGCCAGTGAGGTCGCACAAGCAGCAAAGATGCGAATTGCGATCGGGCACCTGCCCCTCTATGCCGTGGCTGTGGGACGGGACGAACCAGGGGAAGTTCTGGCGGATGCCGACAAACTCCGAACCATGCTAGAGCGTTACAACGTCCATACCTACATCAGCGGGCACCACCACGCCTACTTCCCAGGACACAGCGGAAAGCTAGAACTGTTGCATGCCAGTGCCCTTGGTGCCGGTCCCCGCCCTCTATTAAATAGCAACCTCCCTCCCTTCAACACAGTCACCATTATTGACGTAGACTTAGGAGCCGCATCCACGGTTTACACCACCTACGATATGAAAAACCTCCAGGTGGTCGATCATAAAACCTTACCCCGATTGATCGCAGGTCCAACCGGAAAGTTACTGCGGCTGGATGTGCAGGAAAGCGATTTAACCGCATCAGAGCGCGCGTTAACCTGGCAACCCAGTAGTTAG
- a CDS encoding bifunctional folylpolyglutamate synthase/dihydrofolate synthase — MDIDQTLQSFARFGVRLGLESIQQLLTNLGNPQARVPIVHVAGSNGKGSVCAYLSAVLTAAGYRVGRYTSPHLIDWCERICLNEQPISPADLEQVLQQTIAAIQPHDPPPTQFEVFTAAAWLYFAQQQVDIAVIEVGLGGRLDATNVCDRPLVSIITSISREHWQRLGPTLADIAGEKAGILKPGCAAVIGHLPPEARAVVDRRIAELKCPVVYPESAVDAGCGVRGEGCGEAEYQNIRYPLPLQGSIQLHNSALAISALLILQEQGWQISDEAIANGMAKTQWTGRLQWFTWQGHKILIDGAHNPASAEVLREFIDHQVSDVRCQVLGDRLQGTEYEVQTVQTSYPTPHTPHPTPTHWVMGMLSTKDHADVFKALLRPGDRLYLVPVPDHSSADPEELATIAHQVCPDLADCHTFPDVVTALATATAENVSRREDTPRQSLTVLCGSLYLIGHFFKLVGDGK, encoded by the coding sequence GTGGATATTGATCAAACCCTGCAATCCTTCGCCCGGTTTGGAGTGCGACTGGGGCTAGAGTCCATTCAGCAACTCCTGACAAACCTAGGCAACCCCCAAGCGCGTGTCCCCATCGTCCATGTTGCTGGAAGTAACGGCAAGGGATCGGTGTGTGCTTACCTGTCAGCCGTTTTAACCGCAGCAGGTTACCGCGTTGGACGTTACACCTCACCCCATTTAATTGATTGGTGCGAACGGATTTGCCTGAATGAGCAGCCCATTTCCCCTGCTGATTTGGAACAGGTTCTGCAACAAACGATCGCCGCCATTCAACCCCATGACCCCCCTCCCACCCAGTTTGAGGTATTTACCGCTGCCGCATGGCTTTACTTTGCCCAACAACAGGTCGATATTGCCGTCATCGAAGTTGGGCTGGGCGGACGGTTAGACGCGACGAATGTCTGCGATCGCCCCCTGGTCAGCATCATCACCTCCATCAGCCGGGAACACTGGCAGCGACTTGGCCCCACCCTCGCAGATATTGCTGGAGAAAAAGCCGGAATCCTCAAACCCGGTTGTGCCGCAGTCATTGGGCACCTTCCCCCCGAAGCCAGAGCGGTCGTCGATCGCCGCATCGCTGAGCTGAAGTGTCCAGTGGTTTATCCTGAATCGGCTGTTGATGCAGGGTGTGGGGTGAGGGGTGAGGGGTGTGGGGAAGCGGAGTATCAAAATATTCGCTATCCTCTTCCCTTGCAAGGTTCGATACAACTCCATAACTCCGCATTAGCGATCTCCGCCTTGCTGATTCTGCAAGAACAGGGATGGCAAATTTCGGATGAGGCGATCGCCAACGGCATGGCAAAAACCCAATGGACCGGTCGTCTGCAATGGTTCACCTGGCAGGGGCATAAAATTCTGATCGATGGTGCCCACAATCCGGCGAGTGCAGAAGTGTTGCGGGAGTTTATTGATCATCAGGTGTCAGATGTCAGGTGTCAGGTGTTAGGGGATAGGTTGCAAGGTACAGAGTACGAGGTACAGACTGTTCAAACCTCTTACCCCACACCCCACACCCCACACCCCACACCTACCCACTGGGTCATGGGCATGCTTTCCACCAAGGATCATGCAGATGTCTTCAAGGCATTACTGAGACCGGGCGATCGCCTCTACCTGGTTCCAGTACCCGACCACAGCTCCGCCGATCCAGAGGAGTTGGCAACGATCGCCCATCAAGTTTGCCCTGATCTGGCAGACTGCCACACGTTTCCAGATGTAGTTACCGCATTAGCAACAGCAACGGCTGAAAATGTATCGAGACGAGAAGATACACCTCGCCAATCGTTAACGGTATTGTGTGGTTCTCTCTATTTAATTGGGCATTTCTTCAAGTTAGTGGGCGATGGCAAATAA